One segment of Pandoraea pnomenusa DNA contains the following:
- a CDS encoding outer membrane protein yields the protein MTPKTRRTIACGHRGVAVRRAAIVIAAASLCTAHVHAQEAMLRANNQVWLGVGAQPLNYREDIGPGKSDSERGTTAAFALGAATQRQLFGISNLYFSGSVRVSHGNVDYSGYLQDFAGRVVQPNYQMTTRSTNTDVTLKAGKAIPFRLGTWSAQVVPYLSYSYHDWIRDSSRDPYGFYERYRHHVVGGGLMGQLEVTPRLVATADVRAGAMVGASMTQAGSQNTFSLGNKPVVVAGLGLDYAVARNFHINASYEWSRFQYGRSSVTQVAPGTAAYEPDSRTITQTWMIGAGYAF from the coding sequence ATGACGCCGAAAACGCGCCGCACCATCGCTTGCGGCCATCGCGGAGTCGCCGTCCGGCGCGCCGCCATTGTCATTGCCGCTGCGAGTCTATGCACGGCTCACGTCCATGCGCAGGAAGCCATGCTGCGCGCCAACAACCAGGTCTGGCTCGGCGTGGGCGCCCAACCGCTCAACTACCGGGAAGACATCGGGCCAGGCAAAAGCGATTCCGAACGTGGGACCACCGCGGCGTTCGCATTGGGTGCGGCCACCCAGCGCCAGCTGTTCGGCATCTCGAACCTTTATTTCAGCGGTTCGGTGCGCGTGTCGCACGGCAATGTCGATTACAGCGGCTATTTGCAGGACTTCGCGGGTCGGGTCGTGCAGCCGAATTACCAGATGACCACACGCTCCACGAACACCGACGTCACGCTCAAGGCGGGCAAGGCGATCCCGTTTCGTCTCGGCACGTGGAGCGCGCAAGTGGTGCCGTACCTGAGTTACAGCTATCACGACTGGATTCGCGACAGCAGCCGCGACCCCTACGGCTTCTACGAACGCTATCGGCACCACGTGGTCGGCGGCGGGCTGATGGGGCAGCTGGAAGTCACGCCGAGGCTCGTGGCGACGGCCGATGTCCGGGCCGGGGCGATGGTCGGGGCCTCGATGACCCAGGCGGGATCGCAGAATACGTTCAGCCTGGGCAACAAGCCCGTGGTCGTGGCCGGGCTCGGCCTCGACTACGCCGTGGCCCGAAACTTCCACATCAACGCCTCGTACGAATGGTCGCGCTTCCAGTACGGCCGTTCGAGCGTGACACAGGTGGCACCGGGCACGGCCGCCTACGAGCCCGATTCGAGAACGATCACGCAGACCTGGATGATCGGCGCGGGCTACGCGTTCTGA
- a CDS encoding ABC transporter ATP-binding protein → MPNDTHTIAGKEIFSLANVSRGFRKGSDERQVLDGVNLQLHEGEIVGLLGRSGSGKSTLLRIIAGLIQPSSGDIRYMGQPLAGPPEGVAMVFQTFALFPWLTVLQNVEAGLEALGVEPKERRRRALAAIDLIGLDGFENAYPRELSGGMRQRVGFARALVVNPTLLLMDEPFSALDVLTAETLRTDLLDLWSQRQLPIKSILIVTHNIEEAVFMCDRILVLSSNPGRVVAEIKVPFAHRRNRLDPAFRKMVDDIYALMTSRRNAHTTQKMPLELSSPLHEVSTNLMAGLLEALAVPPYNGRADLPEIAQTLLLEVDDLFPVAEILDQLGFAELKEGDILLTAAGKRFVDVSTQERKVLFAEHLLRHVPLAAKIRAVLQERRGQRAPRVRFEQELEDSMSDDLAQETLDTAINWGRYAEIFSYNDHTETFSLEDVEGAT, encoded by the coding sequence ATGCCGAACGATACCCATACGATTGCCGGAAAAGAGATCTTTTCGCTCGCCAACGTCAGCCGCGGTTTCCGCAAGGGCAGCGACGAGCGCCAGGTGCTCGACGGCGTGAACCTGCAACTGCACGAAGGCGAAATCGTCGGCCTGCTCGGCCGCTCCGGCTCGGGCAAGTCGACGCTGCTGCGCATCATTGCCGGCCTGATCCAGCCGAGCTCGGGCGATATCCGCTACATGGGGCAGCCACTCGCGGGCCCGCCCGAAGGGGTGGCGATGGTGTTCCAGACCTTTGCCCTGTTCCCATGGCTGACGGTGCTGCAGAACGTGGAAGCCGGGCTCGAAGCGCTGGGCGTCGAGCCCAAGGAGCGACGTCGCCGCGCGCTCGCGGCGATCGACCTGATCGGCCTGGACGGTTTCGAAAACGCTTATCCGCGCGAACTGTCGGGTGGCATGCGCCAGCGCGTGGGTTTTGCGCGGGCCCTCGTGGTCAACCCCACGCTGCTGCTCATGGACGAGCCCTTTTCCGCGCTCGACGTGCTCACGGCGGAAACGCTGCGCACCGATCTGCTCGATCTGTGGAGCCAGCGTCAGTTGCCGATCAAGTCGATCCTGATCGTCACGCACAACATCGAGGAAGCGGTATTCATGTGCGACCGGATTCTGGTGCTGTCGTCCAATCCGGGTCGCGTGGTCGCCGAGATCAAGGTGCCGTTCGCGCACCGTCGCAACCGTCTCGACCCCGCCTTCCGCAAGATGGTCGACGACATCTATGCGCTGATGACCTCGCGCCGCAACGCGCACACCACGCAGAAGATGCCGCTGGAGCTGTCCAGTCCGCTGCACGAAGTCTCGACCAACCTGATGGCCGGTCTGCTCGAAGCACTCGCCGTGCCGCCGTACAACGGTCGTGCCGACCTGCCGGAAATCGCGCAGACGCTGCTGCTCGAAGTCGACGATCTGTTCCCCGTGGCGGAAATTCTCGATCAGCTCGGTTTCGCGGAACTCAAGGAAGGCGACATTCTGCTGACCGCCGCCGGCAAGCGGTTCGTGGACGTGAGCACGCAGGAGCGCAAGGTGCTGTTTGCCGAGCACCTGCTGCGCCATGTGCCGCTTGCCGCGAAGATTCGCGCGGTGTTGCAGGAGCGTCGTGGCCAACGCGCGCCGCGCGTGCGCTTCGAACAGGAGCTGGAGGATTCGATGTCGGACGACCTCGCACAGGAAACGCTCGACACCGCCATCAACTGGGGGCGCTACGCCGAGATCTTCTCGTACAACGACCACACGGAAACGTTCAGTCTCGAGGACGTCGAAGGCGCGACCTGA
- a CDS encoding ABC transporter permease, whose protein sequence is MTRVARPFIPATARRLLPNRWDFIAFPLIIGFLMVSSSGIRQTWAPLADLQSEVISLDPSNLPEYALRTTLRMLAAMVASLLFTLVYGTLAAKSRRAEKLLVPMLDILQSVPVLGYISFTVTFFLALFPGRVLGAECAAIFAIFTSQAWNMTFSFYQSMRTQPRDLSEVAVNLRLSPWQRFWKLDVPYSMPGLIWNMMMSMSGGWFFVVASEAITVGDKTVTLPGIGAYLATAILQRDLHAVGWVILAMIVVIVIYDQFLFRPMVAWADKFRLEDTVSQAAPESWVLNVIQRTRAIQFLLRPFGKLLRTIARMRMPLSLPAAIHSESNTRLSRAIDWLWALLLVVMGVWAAWKICDFVLSEVGFSEVLRVFGLGLITLVRVVVLIAIASAIWVPLGVLIGLRPKLAERIQPLAQFLAAFPANLLFPIFVMAIVHFHANPDIWLSPLIVLGTQWYILFNVIAGATAFPNDFKEAATNFRIRGWQWWRQVMLPGIFPYYVTGAITASGGAWNASIVSEWVQWGDDKVAAHGLGAYIAQTTADGDYPRILLGIAVMALFVVLFNRLLWRPMYAIAENKLRLN, encoded by the coding sequence ATGACGCGCGTAGCCCGTCCGTTCATCCCCGCCACTGCGCGACGCCTGCTGCCAAACCGCTGGGATTTCATCGCCTTCCCGCTCATCATCGGGTTCCTGATGGTGAGTTCTTCGGGCATTCGCCAGACCTGGGCGCCGCTGGCCGACCTGCAGTCCGAAGTCATATCGCTGGACCCGTCCAACCTGCCCGAGTACGCCCTGCGCACTACGCTGCGCATGCTCGCGGCCATGGTCGCATCGTTGCTCTTCACGCTGGTCTACGGCACGCTCGCGGCCAAGAGCCGGCGCGCCGAGAAGCTGCTCGTGCCGATGCTCGACATCCTCCAGTCAGTGCCGGTGCTGGGTTATATCTCGTTTACGGTCACCTTCTTCCTCGCGCTTTTCCCGGGACGCGTGCTCGGCGCCGAATGCGCCGCCATCTTCGCGATCTTCACGAGCCAGGCGTGGAACATGACGTTCTCGTTCTATCAGTCGATGCGAACGCAGCCGCGCGACCTGTCCGAAGTCGCGGTGAATCTGCGTCTGTCGCCCTGGCAGCGGTTCTGGAAGCTCGACGTGCCCTATTCGATGCCCGGCCTCATCTGGAACATGATGATGAGCATGTCGGGCGGCTGGTTCTTCGTGGTGGCATCGGAAGCGATCACGGTGGGCGACAAGACGGTCACGCTGCCGGGCATCGGCGCGTATCTCGCGACGGCCATCCTGCAGCGCGACCTGCATGCGGTGGGCTGGGTGATCCTGGCGATGATCGTCGTCATCGTCATCTACGACCAGTTCCTGTTCCGCCCCATGGTGGCCTGGGCGGACAAGTTCCGTCTCGAAGACACCGTCTCGCAAGCGGCGCCCGAATCGTGGGTGCTCAACGTGATCCAGCGCACGCGCGCGATCCAGTTCCTGCTGCGCCCGTTCGGCAAGCTGCTGCGCACGATTGCTCGTATGCGCATGCCGCTGTCGCTGCCCGCGGCCATTCACTCGGAATCGAACACCCGGCTCTCGCGCGCCATCGACTGGCTGTGGGCGCTGCTGCTGGTGGTCATGGGGGTATGGGCCGCATGGAAGATCTGCGACTTCGTGCTCTCCGAAGTCGGCTTCTCCGAGGTGCTGCGCGTTTTCGGCCTCGGCCTGATCACGCTGGTGCGCGTTGTCGTGCTCATCGCGATTGCGTCGGCGATCTGGGTGCCGCTGGGCGTGCTGATCGGGCTGCGTCCGAAACTGGCCGAGCGCATCCAGCCGCTGGCGCAGTTCCTCGCCGCATTCCCGGCGAACCTGCTGTTCCCGATCTTCGTGATGGCGATCGTCCACTTCCACGCGAACCCGGACATCTGGCTCTCGCCGCTCATCGTGCTGGGCACGCAGTGGTACATCCTGTTCAACGTGATCGCCGGCGCGACCGCCTTCCCGAACGACTTCAAGGAGGCCGCCACCAACTTCCGCATTCGCGGCTGGCAGTGGTGGCGCCAGGTGATGCTGCCCGGCATCTTCCCGTACTACGTGACCGGTGCGATCACGGCGTCGGGCGGCGCCTGGAACGCGTCCATCGTCTCGGAATGGGTGCAGTGGGGCGACGACAAGGTCGCCGCGCACGGCCTGGGCGCGTACATCGCGCAGACCACCGCCGACGGCGACTACCCGCGTATTCTGCTCGGCATCGCCGTGATGGCGCTGTTCGTGGTGCTGTTCAACCGCTTGCTGTGGCGCCCCATGTACGCCATCGCCGAAAACAAGCTTCGTCTGAATTGA
- a CDS encoding tetratricopeptide repeat protein — protein MTTPLDARCERAQQLSAAGRLDEAIAELRQVLKQSPEFVPALEGLAYVSLRMRAFEAAADAFDRLLALVPQPGAQPCFDAAMANLQAGRQMRAEALFEATVQQSHDVIGTMHTVGLTWAQAGDNARALVWFERTAAKAPALWQAHFNRGRALGALGRYDEEIDAYRLANAIAPQQPDPLVNLGVALRERHAFADALQCLHEAVKRSPDHVGARTNRAQTHLLLGDYEPGWHDYEWRWQEGVQERRFADRLWDGHTSVEGKTVFVYSEPGYGDTLQFVRFLPRLVKMGANVVLSVQAPLVTLLGGVARGVTVLGDHMPVPSFDWQVPLLSLPHLLRIGGDVAVHSPYLRSSAGREMVWRSALGAKPEGALRIGFVWRARALPPQRDVPLAHWAPVFASGAQCYALQVDATDEERAELARYSNVHDIGAKLSDFAETAAVMAQMDLVISVDTAALHLAGALGKPVWGLIQHTPNWRWQLDRRDSDWYPSVTLYRQPERGDWDGAMAQVVRDLEVLMRGAPMAQVA, from the coding sequence ATGACGACGCCATTGGACGCGCGTTGCGAGCGCGCACAACAACTGAGTGCCGCGGGCCGGCTCGACGAGGCGATTGCCGAGTTGCGCCAGGTGCTGAAGCAATCTCCCGAATTCGTCCCCGCCCTCGAGGGCCTGGCTTACGTCTCGCTGCGCATGCGCGCCTTCGAGGCGGCTGCCGACGCATTCGACCGTCTGCTCGCGCTCGTGCCGCAGCCCGGCGCGCAGCCCTGTTTCGACGCCGCGATGGCGAACTTGCAGGCGGGGCGTCAGATGCGAGCCGAAGCGTTGTTCGAGGCCACCGTGCAGCAGTCGCACGACGTCATCGGCACGATGCACACCGTGGGGCTCACGTGGGCGCAGGCAGGCGACAACGCCCGCGCACTCGTCTGGTTCGAGCGCACGGCGGCCAAGGCGCCGGCGCTTTGGCAGGCGCATTTCAACCGGGGTCGCGCGCTCGGCGCGCTGGGCCGGTATGACGAAGAGATCGACGCGTATCGTCTGGCGAACGCCATTGCGCCGCAGCAACCCGATCCCCTGGTGAACCTCGGTGTGGCGTTGCGAGAGCGACATGCGTTCGCCGACGCGCTGCAATGCCTGCACGAAGCGGTGAAGCGCTCGCCCGATCACGTGGGCGCGCGCACCAATCGCGCGCAGACCCACCTGCTGCTGGGCGACTACGAGCCGGGCTGGCATGACTACGAATGGCGCTGGCAGGAGGGCGTGCAGGAGCGGCGCTTTGCCGACCGGTTGTGGGACGGACATACGTCAGTCGAAGGCAAGACCGTGTTCGTCTACAGCGAGCCTGGCTACGGCGACACCCTGCAGTTCGTCCGGTTCCTGCCGCGCCTGGTGAAGATGGGCGCCAACGTAGTGCTGTCGGTGCAGGCGCCGCTCGTCACGTTGCTCGGCGGCGTGGCGCGCGGGGTGACGGTGCTCGGCGATCACATGCCGGTGCCGTCCTTCGACTGGCAGGTGCCGCTGCTCAGCCTGCCCCATCTGCTCAGGATCGGGGGCGACGTGGCCGTGCATTCGCCCTACCTGCGCTCCAGTGCGGGGCGCGAGATGGTCTGGCGCTCCGCGCTTGGCGCCAAGCCCGAGGGCGCGCTGCGCATCGGCTTCGTGTGGCGTGCGCGTGCGCTCCCGCCGCAACGGGATGTGCCGCTCGCGCACTGGGCGCCGGTGTTCGCGTCGGGCGCGCAATGCTACGCCCTGCAAGTCGATGCCACGGACGAAGAGCGTGCCGAACTCGCGCGGTATTCCAACGTGCACGACATCGGCGCCAAGCTCAGCGACTTTGCCGAGACCGCCGCCGTCATGGCCCAGATGGATCTCGTGATCTCGGTCGACACGGCGGCGCTGCATCTGGCCGGCGCCCTGGGCAAGCCGGTGTGGGGACTGATCCAGCACACGCCCAACTGGCGCTGGCAGCTCGATCGTCGCGACAGCGACTGGTACCCGTCGGTCACCCTGTACCGTCAGCCCGAGCGCGGCGACTGGGACGGCGCAATGGCGCAGGTAGTTCGTGACCTCGAGGTGTTGATGCGGGGCGCGCCGATGGCGCAGGTCGCCTGA